The sequence CATCATCAATAATTGCCGGACGCATAACCCGGCGGCTGCGATTGACGGAGTGGAAATATCCGAAATGGTTCCCCGCGGGACGGAGCTCATAATCGGCGCCCGGCGCGACCCTTCCTTCGGGCCGATTGTCATGTTCGGGCTGGGCGGGATTTATGTCGAGGTGATGAAAGACGTGAGTTTCCGCGCCATTCCGGTCAGCCGGCGCGAGATACTTTCCATGATAAAACAAATAAAGTCCTATCCTTTATTACTCGGCGTCCGCGGCGAGCCGCAGAAGGATGTCGAAAGTGTAATAGACAGCATAATAAAAGTAAGCGGGATAATTGAATCGTGTCCCGCGATAACTGATATAGAGATAAATCCGCTGGTCGTATACGAAAAGGGCGTAAAAGCCCTGGATGCGCGGATTTTGATTTCCCGTTTAAAATAAAAGGAGGATTCTATGAATAAACTGGTTTTCGCATCAATGAATAAAAATGCCGGAAAAACAAGCATTATCATTGGGCTGGGCAGGGCATTGAAAATGAAGATAGGTTATATGAAACCTTTCGGCGAACGGCTGGTATACCATAAAAAGAGATTATGGGATTACGATTCCGCCCTGATTGCGGGGTTATTCGGTATGAAAGAAAATCCTGAGGAAATGACCATCGGCTTTGAATACTCGAAGCTGCGTTATATGTATGATGAAAAACAACTGGATAAAAAACTGCATGAAATGTCCGACAGCATGGGCAAAGGCAAGGATGTCCTTTTTATCGAAGGGGGCAAGGATTTGAGATACGGCTCCGGGTTGTCTTTGGATGTGGCTTCTGTCTGCAAGCGCCTTAAAGGGGAGCTTTTTATCGTATTAGACGGAGATGACGATTCAATACTGGACGATATCTTGTTTATCAAGAACCATATAAACAAGGAAAGCGTTAAGGTGGCAGGGTTAATAATAAACAAGGTCAAAAACCCGGCTGATTTCAAGGAAACGTATCTGGATATAATCAAACAAACAGGGCTGAACGTGGCGGGGATAATTCCGTTTAAACCGGAGCTGAATTACCTGACGGTCGGCTATGTGGGTTATAAACTTTTTGCCAAAACGCTTGCCGGGGAAGGTGCCGCGAGCCGGAGCATAAAAAACATATTTATCGGGGCGACTTCAGCGGAAGAGGCCGTAAAAAACCCGCTCTTCAAAAAGGAGGATAAGCTTATCATTACCAGCGGAGACCGTAGCGATATGATACTGGCGTCCCTGGAGAAAAACACTTCCGGGATAATACTTACCAAT is a genomic window of Planctomycetota bacterium containing:
- a CDS encoding AAA family ATPase, translating into MNKLVFASMNKNAGKTSIIIGLGRALKMKIGYMKPFGERLVYHKKRLWDYDSALIAGLFGMKENPEEMTIGFEYSKLRYMYDEKQLDKKLHEMSDSMGKGKDVLFIEGGKDLRYGSGLSLDVASVCKRLKGELFIVLDGDDDSILDDILFIKNHINKESVKVAGLIINKVKNPADFKETYLDIIKQTGLNVAGIIPFKPELNYLTVGYVGYKLFAKTLAGEGAASRSIKNIFIGATSAEEAVKNPLFKKEDKLIITSGDRSDMILASLEKNTSGIILTNNILPPSNIIARASELNIPLLVVSQDTYQAARQIDDMEPLPTKDENEKIQLMEKLVKENLDLKKIV